The following coding sequences are from one Candidatus Desulfatibia profunda window:
- the cas1e gene encoding type I-E CRISPR-associated endonuclease Cas1, producing MEPILPPLKPIPIKDRISVLFVEKGQLDVLDGAFVLVDKNGVRTHIPVGGVACLMLEPGTRVSHAAAVLASRVGCLLVWVGEAGVRLYSAGQPGGARADRLLYQARLALDDAARLKVVRKMYTLRFKEEPPAKRSVEQLRGIEGARVRKMYDLIARQYRVSWKSRKYDSSEWGSGDIPNRCLSSATACLYGICEAAILAAGYAPAVGFIHTGKPQSFVYDIADIFKFETVVPVAFRIASRHPAQPERDVRLACRDMFRQTRLLHRIIPTIEEVLAAGEISIPKAHEEAVEVAIPNKEELGDAGHRG from the coding sequence GTTGAAAAGGGACAACTCGATGTCCTTGATGGGGCTTTTGTATTGGTGGACAAAAACGGGGTGCGCACCCATATCCCGGTGGGCGGTGTGGCCTGCCTGATGCTGGAGCCGGGCACACGGGTTTCGCATGCCGCGGCCGTGCTGGCTTCTCGTGTCGGCTGTCTGCTGGTATGGGTGGGTGAAGCCGGCGTTCGCCTCTACTCTGCCGGTCAACCTGGTGGTGCACGGGCAGACCGGCTGCTCTACCAGGCCAGGCTGGCCTTGGACGATGCGGCTCGGCTTAAGGTGGTGCGCAAGATGTATACGCTGCGGTTCAAGGAAGAGCCGCCTGCCAAGCGTAGCGTGGAACAGTTGCGCGGCATCGAGGGCGCACGAGTACGAAAGATGTACGATCTGATTGCCCGCCAATATCGGGTGTCATGGAAAAGTCGCAAATATGATTCCTCAGAATGGGGAAGCGGCGATATTCCCAACCGATGCCTCTCCTCCGCGACCGCATGCCTTTACGGTATCTGCGAAGCGGCTATCCTGGCCGCCGGTTATGCCCCTGCCGTAGGTTTTATTCATACCGGCAAGCCGCAGTCTTTTGTTTACGACATTGCCGACATTTTTAAATTCGAAACCGTTGTGCCTGTCGCTTTCCGTATCGCTTCACGCCATCCTGCCCAACCGGAGCGCGATGTGCGCTTAGCCTGCCGGGACATGTTCCGCCAGACGCGGCTGCTCCATCGAATTATCCCTACTATCGAGGAGGTGCTTGCGGCCGGTGAGATCTCTATCCCCAAAGCGCACGAGGAAGCAGTTGAAGTTGCTATTCCCAACAAGGAGGAGCTGGGGGATGCTGGTCATCGTGGTTGA
- the cas2 gene encoding type I-E CRISPR-associated endoribonuclease Cas2, with the protein MLVIVVENAPPRLRGRLAVWLLEIRAGVYVGKYSRRIREMIWKQVQTGIDEGNAVIVWSTNTEAGFDFETLGPNRRIPLELDGVKLVSFLPLPASQESLEVEDEKM; encoded by the coding sequence ATGCTGGTCATCGTGGTTGAAAATGCACCGCCGCGGTTGCGAGGGAGACTGGCCGTGTGGTTGCTGGAGATTCGGGCCGGGGTTTACGTCGGCAAGTATTCCCGGCGCATCCGCGAAATGATCTGGAAACAGGTCCAAACAGGCATAGATGAAGGCAATGCTGTCATAGTCTGGTCCACCAACACGGAAGCAGGATTCGATTTTGAGACCCTTGGCCCAAACCGTCGTATTCCGTTGGAACTAGACGGAGTTAAGCTGGTGTCATTTCTGCCGCTGCCGGCATCCCAAGAATCCTTGGAGGTAGAGGATGAAAAGATGTAA